Proteins encoded by one window of Vitis vinifera cultivar Pinot Noir 40024 chromosome 10, ASM3070453v1:
- the LOC132254524 gene encoding protein TIC 214-like: MILKSFLLGNLVSLCMKIINSVVVVGLYYGFLTTFSIGPSYLFLLRAQVMEEGEEGTEKKVSAITGFITGQLMMFISIYYAPLHLALGRPHTITVLALPYLLFHFFWNNHKHFFDYGSTTRNSMRNLSIQCVFLNNLIFQLLNHFILPSSMLARLVNIYMFRCNNKMLFVTSSFVGWLIGHILFMKWVGLVLVWIRQNPSIRSNVLIRSNKYLVSELRNSMARIFSILLFITCVYYLGRIPSPILTKKMKETLETEEIGESEEETDVEIERTSETKGTKQEQERSTEEDPSPSLFSEEKEDPDKIDETEEIRVNGKEKTKDEFHFKETCYKNSPVYETSYLDGNQENSKLEILKEDEDNKNKKWFEKPLVTLLFDYKRWNRPLRYIKARFQIKKAVRNEMSQYFFYTCLSDGKQRISFTYPPSLSIFLEMIQRKMSLSTTERLSYDELYNHWIYTNEQKENTLRKEFITRIEALDNGSLTLDVLEKRTRLCNDATKKEYLPKIYDPFLSGPYRGTIKKMFSPSIINETSRENSIEKFRINKIYGILFAIDYREFEHTFDRKSLSTKMGYFFNLINQFTIESPSNLNLKRLSLFPEQGKVDSDSEDQAKFLNFFFR; this comes from the coding sequence atgattttaaaatcttttctaCTAGGTAATCTAGTATCCTTATGCATGAAGATAATCAATTCGGTCGTTGTGGTCGGACTCTATTATGGATTTCTGACCACATTCTCCATAGGGCCCTCTTATCTCTTCCTTCTCCGAGCTCAGGTTatggaagaaggagaagaaggaaCCGAGAAGAAGGTATCAGCAATAACTGGTTTTATTACGGGACAGCTCATGATGTTCATATCGATCTATTATGCGCCTCTGCATCTAGCATTGGGTAGACCTCATACAATAACTGTCCTAGCTCTACCGtatcttttgtttcatttcttctGGAACAATCACAAACACTTTTTTGATTATGGATCTACTACCAGAAATTCAATGCGTAATCTCAGCATTCAATGTGTATTCCTGAATAAtctcatttttcaattattaaaccATTTCATTTTACCAAGTTCAATGTTAGCCAGATTAGTCAACATTTATATGTTTCGATGCAACAACAAGATGTTATTTGTAACAAGTAGTTTTGTTGGTTGGTTAATTGGTCACATTTTATTCATGAAATGGGTTGGATTGGTATTAGTCTGGATACGGCAAAATCCTTCTATTAGATCTAATGTACTTATTCGATCTAATAAGTACCTTGTGTCAGAATTAAGAAATTCTATGGCTCGAATCTTTAGTATTCTCTTATTTATTACCTGTGTCTACTATTTAGGCAGAATACCGTCACCCATTcttactaagaaaatgaaagaaacctTAGAAACGGAAGAAATAGGGGAAAGTGAGGAAGAAACAGATGTAGAAATAGAAAGAACTTCCGAAACGAAGGGAACTAAACAGGAACAAGAGAGATCCACCGAAGAAGATCCTTCTCCTTCCCTTTTTTCGGAAGAAAAGGAGGATCCGGACAAAATCGATGAAACGGAAGAGATCCGagtaaatggaaaggaaaaaacaaaggatGAATTCCACTTTAAAGAGACATGCTACAAAAATAGCCCAGTTTATGAAACTTCTTATCTGGATGGGAATCAAGAAAATTCGAAGTTAGAAATACttaaagaagatgaagataataaaaacaaaaaatggtttGAAAAACCCCTTGTGACTCTTCTTTTCGACTATAAACGATGGAATCGTCCATTGCGATATATAAAGGCTcgatttcaaattaaaaaagcTGTAAGAAATGAAATgtcacaatattttttttatacatgcCTCAGTGATGGAAAACAAAGAATATCTTTTACATATCCCCCCagtttgtcaatttttttggaaatgatACAAAGAAAGATGTCTTTGTCCACAACAGAAAGACTCTCCTATGACGAACTATATAATCATTGGATTTATACCaatgaacaaaaagaaaacacactaAGAAAGGAGTTTATAACTAGAATCGAGGCTCTAGACAATGGATCGCTTACTCTGGATGTACTGGAAAAAAGAACTAGATTGTGTAATGATGCAACTAAAAAAGAATACTTGCCTAAAATATATGATCCTTTCTTGAGCGGACCATATCGTGGAAcaatcaaaaaaatgttttcaccTTCAATCATAAATGAAACTTCCAGAGAAAATTCCATAGAGAAGTTTCGCATAAATAAGATTTACGGTATCCTTTTTGCTATTGATTATCGAGAATTTGAACATACATTTGATAGAAAATCATTATCAACAAAAATgggttatttttttaacttaatcaatcaatttacTATAGAATCAccatcaaatttgaatttgaaaagacTTTCGTTATTTCCAGAACAAGGAAAAGTTGATTCAGATTCAGAAGATCaagcaaaatttttaaattttttttttcgatag